One window of the Klebsiella oxytoca genome contains the following:
- the bcsC gene encoding cellulose synthase complex outer membrane protein BcsC has product MHKFSLSLFTLSLSVALMPLAHAANTPAQDHLLEQVRLGEASNREDLVRQSLYRLELIDPNNPDVIAARVRYLLRQGDTDGAQKLLERLNKLAPDSGALADSRNELNVTHGEGEQELQQARLLGATGHIEEAIASYEKIFGGVPGAMPYAQEYWVLVSRLPARHNEGVSQLEKLNAKQSGNIELQSILAKQMFRDNNRQKGFAYLEQMARSPAGRGTAASIWFDAINDMPVSQASVEALQRFLILFTDSEKLDDARSLLSKYQTELKDPAFRSRNEGLAAVKAGKGSVAVADLQQAVRANSRDSDAVGALGEAYSQRGDRARAISQLSKAIKMDPQSPSRDKWDSLLKTNRYWLLIKQGDDALKSGQPEQAKNYYAQAQRIDNTDSYAVLGLGDVAAANKESAAAERYYQRALRMDRGNSLAVRGLANLYRAESPEKASAYIASLSPSQRRSIDDIERSLTNDRLEKQAETLESQGNWAQAAEVQRRRLALDPDSVWITYRLSRDLVSAGRRSEADALMRAMVNRKPGDADRVYAYGLYLSGNNQDDMALAQINALPRGQWTDNIRELDARLQSDKILRQANQLRDSGQEAQAIALIKQQPTSVRYELTLADWAQQRGDSQTAIAEYQRVLGQQPDNGDARLGLAEVYLADGDKNAARAQVAQLKGEEIDSINMQRRIALAQAGLGDRAQAQQIFARIVPQAKAQPPSMESALVLRDAARFQAQNGEPQQALEGYKDAMVASGVTASRPQDNNTFTRLTRNDSSDDWLKRGIRSDAADLYRQQDLNVTLEHDYWGSSGTGGYSDLKAHTTMLHVDAPLADGRMFFRTDLVNMDVGTFSTKSDGSYSPDWGTCGEIACTGGSKHQSDSGASVAVGWKNDTWSGDIGTTPMGFNVVDVVGGLSYSSDVGPLGYTVNLHRRPISSSLLAFGGQKDNPNGGHTGKTWGGVRADGAGLSLSYDKGKANGVWSSLGVDQLTGKNVADNWRVRWMTGYYYKVINEDNRRVTVGLNNMIWHYDKDLSGYTLGQGGYYSPQEYVSFSVPVTWRQRTENWSWELGGSVSWSHSRTKTEARYPLLNLIPSEYRHDASLLKEEGGSSQGTGYTARALIERRVSSNWFVGAAVDIQQAKDYTPSHALLYVRYSASGWQGDLDMPPQPLVPYADW; this is encoded by the coding sequence ATGCACAAGTTCTCACTAAGTTTATTCACGCTCTCTTTAAGCGTTGCGCTGATGCCGCTGGCGCACGCCGCGAACACGCCCGCTCAGGATCATCTGCTGGAGCAGGTGCGTCTCGGCGAGGCCAGCAATCGTGAAGATCTGGTTCGTCAGTCGCTATATCGTCTGGAGCTGATCGACCCGAACAACCCGGACGTTATCGCCGCGCGGGTGCGCTATCTTCTCCGTCAGGGCGATACCGACGGGGCGCAAAAGCTGCTGGAGCGTCTGAATAAACTCGCTCCCGACTCCGGCGCGCTCGCTGATTCACGCAATGAGTTAAACGTTACGCATGGTGAAGGAGAGCAGGAGCTGCAGCAGGCCCGCCTGCTGGGAGCTACGGGGCACATTGAGGAGGCGATCGCCAGCTATGAGAAAATCTTTGGCGGCGTGCCTGGCGCAATGCCTTACGCACAAGAGTATTGGGTATTGGTGTCGCGGCTACCGGCGCGCCATAACGAAGGCGTCAGCCAGCTCGAGAAACTGAACGCTAAGCAATCGGGTAACATCGAACTGCAGTCAATCCTTGCAAAACAGATGTTTCGCGACAACAACAGGCAAAAAGGTTTTGCCTACCTGGAACAGATGGCCCGCTCGCCGGCCGGCCGTGGAACGGCCGCTTCCATATGGTTTGATGCGATTAACGATATGCCGGTCAGCCAGGCGAGCGTTGAGGCTTTACAGCGTTTCCTGATTCTGTTTACTGATTCTGAAAAACTGGACGATGCCAGGTCATTGCTCAGCAAATACCAGACTGAATTAAAAGATCCAGCTTTTCGTTCTCGTAACGAGGGGCTGGCGGCGGTGAAAGCCGGAAAAGGCTCGGTAGCGGTAGCCGATTTGCAGCAGGCCGTCCGGGCGAATTCCAGAGATAGCGATGCGGTTGGCGCGCTCGGGGAGGCGTACTCCCAGCGCGGCGATCGGGCGCGAGCGATTAGCCAGTTGAGCAAAGCTATCAAAATGGATCCGCAGAGCCCGAGCCGCGATAAGTGGGACAGTCTGCTTAAGACTAACCGCTACTGGCTACTGATAAAGCAGGGCGATGACGCGCTGAAGAGCGGTCAGCCGGAACAGGCGAAAAATTATTACGCGCAGGCGCAGCGGATAGACAATACCGACAGCTATGCGGTACTGGGACTGGGTGACGTGGCGGCGGCGAATAAAGAAAGCGCCGCGGCAGAGCGCTACTACCAGCGCGCGCTGCGCATGGATCGCGGCAACAGTCTGGCGGTGCGCGGTCTGGCGAATCTGTATCGCGCCGAATCGCCGGAAAAAGCCAGCGCATATATCGCCAGCCTGTCCCCGAGCCAGCGGCGGAGTATTGATGATATCGAACGCAGTCTGACGAACGATCGGCTGGAAAAACAGGCCGAGACGCTGGAGAGCCAGGGTAACTGGGCGCAGGCGGCGGAAGTGCAGCGCAGACGGCTGGCGCTGGATCCGGATAGCGTGTGGATCACCTACCGCCTGTCGCGGGATCTGGTTAGCGCGGGCAGACGCAGCGAGGCCGACGCGCTGATGCGCGCTATGGTCAACCGCAAGCCCGGTGATGCCGACCGGGTCTACGCTTACGGTCTCTATTTATCCGGTAATAATCAGGATGATATGGCGCTGGCACAGATTAACGCCCTGCCGCGCGGGCAGTGGACGGACAATATTCGCGAGCTGGACGCGCGGCTGCAAAGCGACAAGATTTTGCGCCAGGCAAACCAGCTGCGCGATAGCGGCCAGGAAGCCCAGGCTATCGCGCTGATTAAACAGCAGCCGACGTCAGTGCGCTACGAGCTTACGCTGGCGGATTGGGCGCAGCAGCGCGGCGACAGCCAGACGGCGATAGCTGAATATCAGCGAGTGCTGGGCCAGCAGCCGGACAATGGCGATGCGCGTCTGGGGCTCGCGGAGGTTTATCTTGCCGACGGCGATAAGAATGCCGCACGCGCCCAGGTAGCTCAGCTCAAGGGCGAGGAGATAGACTCCATTAATATGCAGCGACGTATTGCCCTCGCGCAGGCCGGTCTGGGCGATCGCGCACAGGCGCAGCAAATTTTCGCCCGTATCGTTCCGCAGGCGAAAGCGCAGCCGCCGTCGATGGAAAGCGCGCTGGTGCTGCGCGATGCCGCGCGTTTCCAGGCGCAAAACGGCGAGCCGCAGCAGGCGCTTGAGGGTTATAAAGATGCGATGGTTGCTTCCGGCGTGACCGCCTCCCGCCCGCAGGATAACAATACTTTCACACGGTTGACGCGTAATGACAGCAGCGATGACTGGCTGAAGCGCGGGATCCGCAGCGATGCCGCCGATCTCTATCGCCAGCAGGATCTGAACGTTACTCTCGAACATGATTACTGGGGATCCAGCGGCACCGGCGGCTATTCCGATCTGAAAGCGCATACCACCATGCTGCACGTGGACGCGCCGCTGGCCGATGGCCGAATGTTCTTCCGTACCGACCTGGTCAATATGGATGTCGGGACTTTTTCTACGAAGAGTGACGGCAGCTATTCGCCTGACTGGGGAACCTGCGGCGAAATCGCCTGTACTGGCGGCAGTAAACATCAGAGCGATAGCGGCGCCAGCGTCGCGGTGGGCTGGAAGAACGATACTTGGAGCGGCGATATCGGCACCACGCCGATGGGCTTTAACGTCGTTGATGTGGTCGGCGGCCTGAGCTACAGCAGCGATGTCGGCCCGCTGGGCTACACCGTTAATCTCCATCGACGCCCCATTTCCAGCTCGCTGCTGGCCTTTGGCGGACAAAAAGACAACCCTAACGGCGGCCATACCGGCAAGACCTGGGGCGGGGTACGCGCCGACGGCGCCGGTTTGAGCCTGAGTTACGATAAAGGTAAAGCCAACGGCGTCTGGTCCTCACTGGGCGTTGATCAGCTAACCGGCAAAAACGTCGCCGACAACTGGCGCGTGCGCTGGATGACCGGCTACTACTATAAAGTGATTAACGAAGATAACCGCCGGGTCACCGTTGGCCTGAACAATATGATCTGGCACTACGATAAGGACCTGAGCGGTTATACGCTTGGCCAGGGCGGTTATTACAGCCCGCAGGAATATGTCTCTTTCTCGGTACCGGTGACCTGGCGTCAGAGAACGGAAAACTGGTCCTGGGAGCTGGGGGGCTCGGTTTCGTGGTCCCATTCGCGGACCAAAACCGAAGCCCGCTATCCGCTGCTGAATTTGATTCCCTCGGAGTATCGTCATGATGCCAGCCTGCTCAAAGAAGAAGGCGGCAGCAGCCAGGGAACCGGCTATACCGCGCGGGCGCTGATTGAGCGCCGGGTGAGCAGCAACTGGTTTGTCGGGGCGGCGGTGGATATTCAGCAGGCGAAAGATTACACCCCAAGCCACGCGCTGCTGTACGTGCGCTACTCGGCTTCCGGCTGGCAGGGCGATTTGGATATGCCGCCTCAGCCGCTGGTCCCTTACGCCGACTGGTAG
- the bcsZ gene encoding cellulose synthase complex periplasmic endoglucanase BcsZ → MMNAVRGVVISILILAAAQVSAACRWPAWEQFKKEYVSAEGRVIDPSDSRKITTSEGQSYGLFFALAANDREAFRKLFEWTQNNLAEGDLRAHLPGWLWGKKSDDEWTVLDDNSASDSDLWIAWALLEAGRLWETPQYTDVGKALLTRIADEEVATLPGLGPMILPGKVGFVDDGGWRFNPSYLPPQLATYFAAFGAPWPKIRDNNLRLLLETAPKGFSPDWVRYEKGKGWQLKADKPIIGSYDAIRVYLWVGMLNDGDKQKAPLLARFKPMAARTIDQGVPPEKNNIATGKTSGNGPVGFSASLLPFLQNEDARAIQRQRVADEYPGADAYYSAVLTLFGQGWDQHRFRFTAGGELQPDWNQECTSSH, encoded by the coding sequence ATGATGAACGCGGTACGCGGCGTGGTGATATCGATATTGATACTGGCGGCGGCGCAGGTTAGCGCCGCCTGCCGGTGGCCGGCCTGGGAGCAGTTTAAAAAAGAGTACGTCAGCGCCGAAGGGCGAGTTATCGACCCCAGCGATTCACGGAAAATCACCACTTCGGAAGGGCAAAGCTATGGGCTGTTCTTTGCTCTGGCAGCCAATGACCGCGAGGCCTTCCGCAAGCTGTTTGAGTGGACGCAAAATAACCTTGCCGAGGGCGATCTGCGCGCGCATCTGCCGGGCTGGCTGTGGGGGAAAAAAAGCGATGACGAATGGACGGTTCTGGACGACAACTCGGCGTCGGACTCGGATTTGTGGATAGCCTGGGCGCTGCTGGAGGCCGGGCGCCTGTGGGAAACGCCTCAGTATACCGATGTCGGTAAAGCGCTGCTGACGCGGATTGCCGATGAAGAAGTCGCGACGTTGCCGGGGCTGGGACCGATGATACTGCCGGGGAAAGTCGGCTTCGTCGATGATGGAGGCTGGCGTTTTAATCCCAGCTACCTGCCGCCGCAGCTGGCGACCTACTTTGCCGCTTTTGGCGCTCCCTGGCCGAAGATTCGCGACAACAACCTGCGTCTGCTGCTGGAGACCGCGCCAAAAGGTTTTTCGCCGGACTGGGTGCGCTACGAAAAAGGCAAAGGCTGGCAGCTGAAAGCGGATAAACCGATTATCGGCAGCTATGACGCCATTCGCGTCTATTTGTGGGTAGGTATGCTCAATGACGGCGATAAGCAAAAAGCGCCTCTGCTGGCGCGCTTTAAACCGATGGCTGCCCGGACGATCGATCAGGGCGTGCCGCCGGAAAAAAACAATATCGCTACTGGTAAAACCTCCGGCAATGGCCCGGTGGGCTTCTCCGCTTCATTATTGCCTTTTTTGCAAAACGAAGATGCCCGAGCCATTCAGCGTCAACGCGTCGCCGATGAATATCCAGGCGCGGATGCTTACTACAGCGCGGTCCTGACCCTTTTCGGCCAGGGATGGGATCAACACCGTTTTCGCTTCACCGCAGGTGGCGAATTACAGCCCGACTGGAACCAGGAATGCACAAGTTCTCACTAA